A region of Sulfitobacter faviae DNA encodes the following proteins:
- the rpmF gene encoding 50S ribosomal protein L32: MAVQQNKVSKSRRNNRRAHDSLSAANPNECSNCGELKRPHHICAACGHYDDAEVVALTEEVDLEDDAA, translated from the coding sequence ATGGCTGTCCAACAGAATAAAGTATCCAAATCCCGCCGCAACAACCGCCGCGCCCACGATTCGCTCTCTGCGGCGAACCCGAACGAATGTTCGAACTGCGGTGAGCTGAAGCGCCCCCACCACATCTGCGCGGCTTGCGGTCACTATGACGACGCCGAAGTTGTCGCCCTGACCGAAGAAGTGGACCTGGAAGACGACGCAGCATAA
- a CDS encoding SPOR domain-containing protein, with amino-acid sequence MTRPAWRCITPGKEAEMADFTSSPTTAGYAPDSAHSYAVGSAPKTLTTLTNIAGAVVSLALVAGIGVWGYKLLVRDVTGIPVVRAIEGEMRVRPEEPGGELARHQGLSVNVVAAEGSAGRPADELRLAPRQIELQDEDQPVKVAMVASKTQGTATPAVAREDDGDLIDASEAIRSGNVQDLVAQLTNGVAPLTGEEAAAGDPVDAAVAMALADTSVQPKVVKAVLNAPGVRNSLRPRRRPAGGAVVTPAAVQPNPVAAATQEVDPASLPAGTRMAQLGAFDSPEVAREQWDRLQGRFGAYLEGKSRVVQKATSGGRVFYRLRAMGFNDIADARRFCSALVAENADCIPVVMR; translated from the coding sequence ATGACCAGACCCGCGTGGCGATGTATCACGCCGGGCAAAGAGGCAGAGATGGCAGATTTCACGTCTTCCCCGACGACGGCGGGCTATGCGCCCGATTCCGCGCATAGCTACGCAGTGGGCAGCGCGCCCAAGACCCTGACAACGCTCACCAATATCGCGGGCGCCGTGGTGTCCTTGGCGCTGGTGGCGGGGATCGGTGTTTGGGGCTACAAACTGCTTGTGCGTGACGTGACCGGCATCCCGGTGGTCCGCGCGATCGAAGGCGAGATGCGCGTGCGCCCCGAAGAGCCGGGTGGCGAATTGGCCCGCCATCAGGGGCTTTCGGTCAATGTCGTCGCCGCCGAAGGCAGCGCCGGGCGCCCGGCAGATGAGCTGCGCCTCGCGCCGCGCCAGATCGAATTGCAAGACGAAGACCAGCCCGTCAAAGTGGCAATGGTTGCCTCAAAGACACAGGGTACGGCGACCCCAGCCGTGGCGCGTGAGGATGACGGCGACCTGATCGACGCCTCCGAAGCGATCCGCTCGGGCAATGTCCAAGACCTCGTGGCGCAATTGACCAATGGCGTGGCCCCGCTCACCGGTGAGGAGGCCGCCGCTGGCGATCCTGTCGATGCCGCCGTGGCGATGGCGCTGGCCGATACCTCCGTGCAGCCCAAGGTGGTCAAGGCCGTGCTGAACGCGCCCGGCGTGCGCAACTCCCTGCGGCCGCGCCGCCGTCCGGCGGGCGGTGCCGTGGTGACACCCGCCGCCGTGCAACCTAATCCAGTGGCCGCGGCCACCCAAGAAGTCGATCCCGCATCGCTGCCCGCTGGCACCCGCATGGCCCAGCTTGGCGCCTTTGACAGCCCCGAGGTGGCGCGCGAACAATGGGACCGTTTGCAGGGCCGTTTCGGTGCCTATCTCGAAGGCAAGAGCCGCGTCGTGCAAAAGGCCACCAGCGGCGGGCGGGTCTTCTACCGCCTGCGTGCCATGGGCTTTAACGACATCGCCGACGCACGCCGCTTCTGCTCGGCCCTCGTGGCCGAAAACGCGGATTGCATCCCGGTGGTGATGCGCTGA
- the argS gene encoding arginine--tRNA ligase, with product MNLFAEIRHLIIATLEQMVAQEALPATLNFDPITAEPPRDAAHGDMATNAAMVLAKPAGMKPRDIAEALAAQLQNDPRITSAEVAGPGFINLRLAPSVWQNVARQVLSQGTDFGRAILGAGQRVNVEYVSANPTGPLHVGHTRGAVFGDALASLLDFAGYDVTREYYINDGGAQVDVLARSVYLRYLEANGKEVAFPDGTYPGDYLIPLGEALAKMYGDKLVDQPESEWLDDIREFATDAMMNLIRDDLAALGVEMDVFYSEKSLYGTGQIEAAIASLEAKGLIYEGVLEPPKGKKPDDWEPREQTLFKSTEHGDDVDRPVKKSDGSWTYFAPDIAYHYDKVSRDFDMLIDVFGADHGGYVKRMKAAVSALSDGHVPLDIKLTQLVKLFKNGEPFKMSKRAGTFVTLRDVVDQVGPDVTRFVMLTRKNDAMLDFDFDKVLEQSRENPVFYVQYAHARVASILRKAEEAGIEVADATLLDADLSKLDHEAEIGLLRKLAEWPRLVETAARSNEPHRVAFYLYELASDFHSLYHLGRSEDGLRALQEGDAATSQAKIALSRAVAIVIAAGLGILGVTPAQEMR from the coding sequence ATGAACCTATTTGCCGAAATTCGCCATCTCATCATTGCGACGCTGGAACAGATGGTCGCGCAGGAAGCCCTGCCTGCGACCCTGAACTTTGACCCGATCACCGCTGAGCCGCCGCGTGACGCGGCCCATGGCGACATGGCCACCAATGCCGCGATGGTGCTGGCCAAACCTGCGGGCATGAAGCCGCGCGACATTGCCGAAGCACTGGCCGCGCAATTGCAAAACGATCCGCGCATCACCTCTGCCGAAGTGGCGGGGCCGGGGTTCATCAACCTGCGCCTTGCGCCTTCGGTTTGGCAGAATGTCGCCCGTCAGGTGCTGAGCCAAGGCACCGACTTTGGCCGCGCGATCCTTGGCGCCGGTCAGCGGGTGAACGTTGAATATGTCTCGGCCAACCCGACGGGGCCGCTGCATGTGGGCCACACCCGGGGCGCGGTCTTTGGTGATGCGCTGGCGAGCCTGCTGGACTTCGCCGGCTATGACGTGACGCGGGAATACTACATTAACGACGGCGGTGCGCAGGTCGATGTGCTCGCCCGGTCGGTCTATCTGCGCTACCTTGAAGCCAATGGCAAAGAGGTGGCCTTCCCCGATGGCACCTATCCCGGCGACTATCTGATCCCGCTGGGCGAAGCGCTGGCCAAGATGTACGGCGACAAGCTGGTCGACCAGCCGGAAAGCGAATGGCTGGACGATATCCGCGAATTCGCCACCGATGCGATGATGAACCTCATTCGCGACGATCTGGCGGCACTGGGTGTTGAAATGGACGTGTTCTATAGCGAAAAATCGCTCTATGGCACGGGTCAGATCGAAGCGGCCATCGCCTCGCTCGAAGCCAAAGGGTTGATCTACGAAGGCGTGTTGGAGCCGCCGAAGGGTAAGAAGCCTGACGATTGGGAACCGCGCGAACAGACCCTGTTCAAATCCACCGAACATGGCGACGATGTCGACCGCCCGGTCAAGAAATCCGACGGGTCTTGGACCTATTTTGCCCCCGATATCGCTTATCACTATGACAAGGTCAGCCGTGATTTCGACATGCTGATCGACGTCTTTGGCGCGGATCATGGCGGCTACGTCAAACGGATGAAAGCGGCAGTTTCGGCGCTGAGCGACGGGCATGTGCCGCTCGATATCAAGCTGACGCAGTTGGTGAAGCTTTTCAAAAACGGCGAGCCGTTCAAGATGTCCAAACGGGCAGGGACTTTCGTGACCCTGCGCGATGTGGTGGATCAGGTCGGCCCGGACGTGACGCGCTTTGTCATGTTGACGCGCAAGAACGACGCGATGCTCGACTTCGATTTCGACAAGGTGTTGGAGCAAAGCCGCGAGAACCCGGTCTTTTACGTGCAATACGCCCATGCCCGGGTCGCGTCGATCCTGCGCAAAGCCGAAGAGGCGGGGATCGAGGTGGCGGATGCCACGCTGCTGGACGCGGATTTGTCTAAGCTCGACCATGAGGCCGAGATCGGCCTGCTGCGCAAGCTTGCCGAATGGCCCCGTTTGGTCGAGACCGCCGCGCGCAGCAATGAGCCGCACCGGGTGGCCTTCTACCTCTATGAATTGGCCTCCGATTTCCACAGCCTCTACCACTTGGGCCGGTCTGAGGATGGCTTGCGCGCCTTGCAAGAAGGGGACGCGGCCACCTCGCAGGCGAAAATCGCGCTGTCGCGTGCCGTTGCGATTGTAATTGCGGCGGGTCTTGGTATTCTCGGGGTCACACCGGCGCAAGAGATGCGGTAA
- a CDS encoding 2'-deoxycytidine 5'-triphosphate deaminase produces the protein MNGVLPNQQIAAMIESGAIAADPAVTSAQIQPASLDLRLGSVAYRVRASFLAGHGAKVSDRLAEFEMHRVDLSEGAVLEKGCVYVVPLMERLALPEGVSAVANAKSSTGRLDLLTRTITDGGTEFDRIAPGYTGPLYAEICPRSFSVLVRPGMRLNQIRFGSGDATLDDDALRALHDKTPLVDGTAVIDEGLGFSVDLRLPGTSLVGYRAKPHTGVIDLDKIGHYDPAAYWEEVHSTNGQIILDPGAFYILVSREAVTIPPAYAAEMAPYLAMVGEFRVHYAGFFDPGFGHAEAGGAGSRGVLEVRCHEAPFVLEHGQVVGRLVYEHMAQIPSQLYGADIASNYQGQGLKLSKHFRSA, from the coding sequence ATGAACGGGGTGCTCCCCAACCAGCAGATTGCAGCCATGATCGAAAGCGGCGCCATTGCCGCCGATCCCGCGGTCACCTCTGCCCAGATCCAGCCCGCCAGTCTTGACCTCCGCCTCGGCAGCGTCGCCTATCGGGTCCGCGCTTCTTTCCTTGCCGGGCATGGGGCCAAGGTCTCGGATCGTTTGGCGGAGTTCGAGATGCACCGCGTCGACCTCAGCGAAGGGGCCGTGTTGGAGAAAGGCTGTGTCTATGTGGTGCCGCTGATGGAGCGGCTCGCGCTGCCCGAGGGTGTCTCTGCCGTGGCAAATGCCAAAAGCTCCACCGGGCGGCTCGACCTGCTGACCCGTACCATCACCGATGGCGGCACCGAATTCGACCGCATCGCACCGGGCTACACCGGCCCGCTCTACGCCGAGATCTGTCCGCGCTCTTTCTCGGTGCTGGTGCGGCCCGGGATGCGGCTCAATCAGATTCGTTTCGGCAGCGGGGATGCGACCCTCGACGATGACGCGCTGCGCGCGCTGCACGATAAGACACCACTGGTGGATGGGACCGCCGTGATCGATGAGGGGTTGGGCTTCTCCGTCGATCTGCGGCTCCCCGGCACCAGCCTCGTCGGCTACCGCGCGAAGCCGCATACCGGGGTGATCGACCTCGATAAAATTGGCCATTACGATCCCGCCGCCTATTGGGAAGAGGTGCATAGCACCAACGGTCAGATCATCCTCGACCCCGGCGCCTTTTACATCCTCGTCAGCCGCGAAGCGGTGACGATCCCGCCTGCCTATGCCGCTGAAATGGCACCCTATTTGGCGATGGTCGGAGAGTTCCGCGTGCATTACGCGGGCTTCTTCGATCCGGGCTTTGGCCATGCCGAGGCAGGCGGCGCAGGCTCACGCGGGGTGTTGGAGGTGCGCTGTCACGAGGCCCCCTTTGTGCTGGAGCATGGGCAAGTCGTGGGCCGTTTGGTCTATGAGCATATGGCGCAGATCCCCAGCCAGCTTTACGGCGCCGACATCGCCTCGAACTACCAAGGTCAGGGGCTGAAACTGTCCAAGCATTTCCGCTCCGCGTAA
- a CDS encoding MerR family transcriptional regulator, whose protein sequence is MVKSPDAFRTISEVADWLGIQAHVLRFWESKFTQVKPIKRAGGRRYYRPADMLLLGGIKKLLHDDGLTIKGVQKILREEGMTHVSSLSAPLDELDFVEPRPAPKPDIIRPETGVVLNFGAKTEARGDEVSAETVDTRQETTAELEEAAPAAAQRPSPMPPADDHPRATPDPLAPSDSNTPDAPQLPASEAKPEEEPASETGLPEFLKRPLAAEPEKIAEVSPAPAEAEAEDPADDTPKPAIIDLPDFTPEADFPARPGLLSVGARVHRLPRDVQPQVAGLLLDLAELRARMAAEAGAETNF, encoded by the coding sequence ATGGTCAAATCGCCGGACGCTTTTCGCACCATCTCCGAAGTCGCTGACTGGCTCGGTATCCAAGCCCATGTTCTGCGGTTTTGGGAGAGTAAGTTTACCCAAGTGAAACCCATCAAACGGGCGGGCGGGCGGCGCTATTACCGCCCCGCCGATATGCTGCTGCTTGGTGGGATCAAGAAGTTGCTGCATGACGATGGGCTGACCATCAAAGGCGTTCAGAAGATCCTACGTGAGGAAGGGATGACCCATGTCTCCTCCCTCTCCGCCCCGCTTGATGAGTTGGATTTCGTGGAGCCGCGCCCTGCGCCGAAGCCGGACATCATCCGGCCTGAGACTGGTGTGGTTTTGAACTTTGGCGCGAAAACGGAAGCGCGCGGGGATGAGGTGAGCGCTGAGACGGTCGACACGCGCCAGGAGACGACAGCAGAGCTGGAAGAAGCCGCCCCCGCGGCAGCGCAGCGCCCCTCGCCCATGCCGCCCGCCGACGATCACCCACGGGCCACGCCCGATCCGCTGGCCCCCTCTGACAGCAACACGCCCGATGCGCCGCAACTCCCCGCGTCCGAAGCTAAGCCCGAAGAGGAACCTGCATCGGAGACCGGCCTGCCCGAGTTCCTCAAGCGCCCGCTGGCGGCTGAGCCGGAGAAGATCGCAGAGGTTTCGCCCGCCCCTGCCGAAGCCGAGGCGGAAGACCCCGCAGACGACACGCCAAAACCCGCGATCATCGACCTGCCCGATTTCACCCCGGAAGCCGATTTTCCCGCCCGTCCGGGGCTGCTGAGCGTCGGTGCGCGTGTCCATCGCCTGCCCCGTGACGTGCAACCTCAGGTCGCCGGTCTGCTGCTGGATCTGGCTGAATTGCGCGCGCGCATGGCCGCAGAAGCCGGCGCGGAAACAAATTTCTAA
- the ihfA gene encoding integration host factor subunit alpha has translation MPNKTLTRMDLSEAVFREVGLSRNESAQLVEAVLEHMSDALVDGEQVKISSFGTFSVRDKTARVGRNPKTGEEVPINPRRVLTFRPSHLMKDRVAEGNKS, from the coding sequence ATGCCGAACAAGACATTGACGCGCATGGATTTAAGCGAAGCTGTATTTCGTGAGGTCGGTCTTTCTCGCAATGAGAGTGCTCAGCTGGTCGAAGCCGTGCTTGAGCATATGTCCGACGCTCTGGTCGACGGGGAACAGGTCAAGATTTCCTCTTTCGGCACTTTTTCGGTACGCGACAAAACCGCGCGTGTGGGCCGCAATCCGAAAACCGGCGAAGAGGTTCCGATCAACCCGCGCCGGGTGCTGACCTTTCGCCCCTCGCATCTGATGAAAGACCGGGTTGCCGAAGGCAACAAGTCCTGA
- a CDS encoding segregation and condensation protein A has protein sequence MAETTFQEDRGGAGSTVADRLAAEAFIIDVEGYEGPLDLLLSLSRTQKVDLRKISVLQLARQYLAFVERAKELRLELAADYLVMAAWLAFLKSRLLLPPDPTEEGPSGEEMAAHLAFQLERLQAMRDAAARLMARDQLGRDFFARGQTQEITSVKKVTYTATLLDLMQGYARTRTREDFRPFVMDRDKVFTMEEALDRMRGLIGYAGDWGDLTSYLPEGWESDPERRRSATAATFAASLQLVKEGHMEIRQKEIFAPIQLRKKD, from the coding sequence ATGGCTGAGACGACATTTCAGGAAGACCGGGGCGGGGCGGGCAGCACCGTGGCCGACCGGCTGGCCGCCGAAGCCTTCATCATCGATGTCGAAGGGTATGAAGGGCCGCTTGATCTGCTGCTGTCGCTGAGCCGCACGCAAAAGGTCGATCTGCGCAAGATCTCGGTGCTGCAACTGGCGCGGCAGTATCTGGCCTTTGTCGAACGGGCAAAGGAGTTGCGGCTGGAACTGGCGGCGGATTACCTCGTCATGGCGGCGTGGTTGGCTTTCCTCAAGTCGCGCCTGCTGCTGCCCCCGGACCCGACCGAAGAGGGCCCATCGGGCGAGGAAATGGCCGCGCATCTGGCCTTCCAACTGGAACGTTTGCAAGCCATGCGCGACGCCGCCGCGCGTCTGATGGCGCGGGATCAGCTTGGCCGGGACTTCTTTGCCCGCGGCCAGACCCAAGAGATCACCAGCGTTAAAAAGGTCACCTATACCGCGACTCTGCTGGACCTGATGCAGGGCTATGCGCGCACCCGCACGCGTGAGGATTTCCGCCCCTTCGTGATGGACCGCGACAAGGTCTTTACCATGGAAGAGGCGCTGGACCGTATGCGCGGGCTGATCGGCTATGCGGGCGATTGGGGCGATTTGACCAGCTACCTGCCCGAGGGTTGGGAAAGCGACCCGGAGCGCCGCCGCTCGGCCACGGCGGCGACCTTTGCCGCCTCTTTGCAACTGGTCAAAGAGGGGCATATGGAGATCCGCCAAAAAGAGATTTTCGCCCCCATCCAACTGCGCAAGAAGGATTGA
- the scpB gene encoding SMC-Scp complex subunit ScpB — MSEEIETKEKKLFDAPSLAEQERMIEAVLFASSEPITLRELEERLPRGSDVGEAMAFLRHRYQGRGVQVMKVGDAYAFRTAPDLGFLMHKETVETRKLSRAAIETLAIIAYHQPVTRAEIEEIRGVSVSRGTVDQLLEMEWIRFGRRKMTPGRPVTFVVTQEFLDHFGLESARDLPGLKELRSAGLLENRPPAGLLPTVGDGEDEPEATEGQSELFED, encoded by the coding sequence GTGTCGGAAGAGATTGAAACCAAAGAAAAGAAACTGTTCGACGCGCCCTCACTCGCCGAGCAGGAGCGTATGATCGAAGCCGTGCTTTTCGCCAGTTCCGAGCCGATCACCCTGCGCGAACTCGAAGAGCGTTTGCCGCGCGGGTCAGACGTGGGCGAGGCGATGGCCTTCCTGCGGCACCGGTATCAGGGGCGCGGCGTGCAGGTGATGAAAGTGGGCGATGCCTACGCCTTTCGCACCGCGCCGGACCTTGGTTTCCTGATGCATAAGGAAACGGTCGAGACCCGCAAGCTCAGCCGCGCCGCGATCGAGACTTTGGCGATCATCGCCTATCACCAGCCCGTCACCCGCGCCGAGATTGAAGAGATTCGCGGCGTATCGGTGTCGCGGGGCACGGTGGACCAGTTGCTTGAGATGGAGTGGATCCGCTTTGGCCGCCGCAAGATGACCCCGGGCCGTCCGGTGACCTTCGTCGTCACGCAGGAGTTTCTGGATCACTTCGGTCTGGAAAGCGCGCGGGATCTGCCGGGGCTGAAAGAGCTGCGCTCTGCCGGGTTGTTGGAGAACCGTCCACCCGCCGGTCTGCTGCCCACCGTGGGCGATGGCGAAGACGAGCCGGAAGCGACCGAAGGGCAGAGCGAGCTGTTCGAGGATTGA
- a CDS encoding beta-ketoacyl-ACP synthase III translates to MSLRAVVTGCGHYLPARVVENAEFEATLDTNDEWIRSRSGIERRHFAAEGETTSSMASAAARKALEDAGRDVSDVDAIVVATSTPDLTFPSAATMVQAELGMTNGFAFDVQAVCAGFVYALANANALIVSGQARNVLVIGAETFSRIMDWTDRSTCVLFGDGAGALLLEAQDGQGTPEDRGILATDLNSDGRYRELLYVDGGVSTGTTGYLRMQGNQVFRHAVEKLAATANTAMERAGVSAEDVDWIVPHQANIRIIQGTAKKLNLPMERVVVTVQDHGNTSAASIPLALSVGRERGQINRGDLIVTEAIGGGLAWGSVVLRW, encoded by the coding sequence ATGAGCCTGCGCGCCGTTGTCACTGGTTGTGGCCACTACCTGCCCGCCCGTGTCGTGGAAAATGCCGAATTTGAAGCGACCCTCGACACGAATGACGAATGGATCCGCTCGCGCTCGGGCATCGAACGCCGCCACTTTGCCGCCGAAGGTGAGACGACCTCTTCCATGGCCAGCGCCGCCGCGCGCAAGGCGCTTGAAGACGCGGGGCGCGATGTCTCCGATGTTGACGCGATCGTCGTGGCCACCTCCACCCCCGACCTGACCTTCCCGTCGGCCGCGACCATGGTGCAGGCCGAATTGGGCATGACCAATGGTTTCGCCTTTGACGTGCAAGCGGTCTGCGCGGGCTTTGTCTATGCGCTGGCGAACGCCAACGCGCTCATCGTTTCCGGTCAGGCACGCAATGTGCTGGTGATCGGGGCCGAGACGTTCAGCCGCATCATGGATTGGACCGACCGGTCGACCTGTGTGCTTTTTGGCGACGGCGCGGGCGCGCTGCTGCTTGAGGCGCAAGATGGGCAAGGCACGCCAGAGGATCGCGGGATCCTCGCGACTGACCTGAATTCCGACGGGCGCTACCGCGAGTTGCTCTACGTCGATGGCGGCGTCAGCACCGGCACCACGGGCTATCTGCGGATGCAGGGCAATCAGGTGTTCCGCCACGCCGTCGAAAAGCTCGCTGCCACGGCCAATACCGCCATGGAGCGCGCCGGTGTCAGCGCCGAGGATGTCGATTGGATCGTGCCGCATCAGGCCAACATCCGCATCATCCAAGGCACCGCGAAGAAATTGAACCTGCCGATGGAGCGCGTTGTCGTGACCGTGCAGGACCACGGCAACACCTCTGCCGCCTCGATCCCGCTGGCGCTGTCGGTGGGCCGTGAGCGTGGTCAGATCAACAGGGGCGATCTGATCGTCACCGAAGCCATTGGCGGCGGTCTGGCTTGGGGCTCTGTTGTCCTGCGCTGGTAA